From one Nonomuraea polychroma genomic stretch:
- a CDS encoding CCA tRNA nucleotidyltransferase yields MTDLFRKIAPVADELGRRFAAKGHELALVGGPVRDLLLGRIGNDLDVTTDARPERVLEIVRDWADAVWTIGIDFGTVGLRKGSWLIEITTYRSEAYDPKSRKPEVMYGETLQADLERRDFAVNAMAVRLPGHEFVDPYGGLEDLAAKRLRTPGTPERSFDDDPLRMLRAARFASQLGFSVDAKALAAMTAMAERIEIVSAERIRDELDKLVCGAYPREGLRLLVETGLAAHVLPELPKLRLEIDEHHRHKDVYEHSLTVLDQAIAQEDDGKPDRILRWAALLHDIGKPKTRRHEPGGRVSFHHHEVVGAQLTKKRMSELKFPKDVVADVARLVELHLRFHGYGTGEWTDSAVRRYVRDAGHLLDRLHKLTRADCTTRNKRKAAALSRTYDHLEERIARLAEEEELAKIRPELDGNEIQRVLGIGPGPVVGRAYKFLLDLRLDKGMIGKEAATEALLEWARANDAGA; encoded by the coding sequence ATGACCGACCTGTTCCGCAAGATCGCCCCGGTGGCCGACGAGCTCGGCCGCCGTTTCGCTGCCAAGGGCCACGAGCTCGCCCTCGTCGGCGGTCCTGTGCGGGACCTCCTGCTCGGCCGCATCGGCAACGATCTCGACGTGACCACCGACGCCCGCCCCGAGCGGGTGCTAGAGATCGTCAGGGACTGGGCCGACGCGGTGTGGACCATCGGCATCGACTTCGGCACGGTCGGCCTGCGCAAGGGCAGCTGGCTGATCGAGATCACCACGTATCGCAGCGAGGCGTACGACCCGAAGTCGCGCAAGCCCGAGGTCATGTACGGCGAGACGCTGCAGGCCGATCTGGAGCGGCGTGACTTCGCGGTCAACGCCATGGCGGTGCGCCTGCCGGGACACGAGTTCGTCGACCCGTACGGCGGCCTGGAGGACTTGGCCGCCAAGCGGCTGCGCACGCCCGGCACGCCCGAGCGGTCCTTCGACGACGACCCGCTGCGTATGTTGCGGGCCGCCAGGTTCGCCTCGCAGCTCGGGTTCTCCGTGGACGCCAAGGCCTTGGCGGCCATGACGGCGATGGCCGAGCGCATCGAGATCGTCTCGGCGGAGCGCATTCGCGACGAGCTCGACAAGCTCGTCTGCGGCGCCTACCCGCGCGAGGGGCTGCGGCTGCTGGTCGAGACGGGGCTGGCCGCTCACGTGCTGCCCGAGCTGCCGAAGTTGCGCCTGGAGATCGACGAGCACCACCGGCACAAGGACGTCTACGAGCACTCGCTGACCGTGCTCGACCAGGCCATCGCGCAGGAGGATGACGGCAAGCCGGACCGGATCCTGCGCTGGGCGGCACTCCTGCACGACATCGGCAAGCCGAAGACACGCCGCCACGAGCCCGGCGGGCGGGTGTCGTTCCACCACCACGAGGTGGTCGGCGCCCAGCTGACCAAGAAGCGGATGAGCGAGCTGAAGTTCCCCAAGGACGTGGTGGCCGATGTCGCCCGGCTGGTCGAGCTGCACCTGCGCTTCCACGGCTACGGCACGGGCGAGTGGACCGACAGCGCCGTGCGTCGCTACGTGCGCGACGCCGGGCACCTGCTGGACCGGCTGCACAAGCTGACCAGGGCCGACTGCACCACGCGCAACAAGCGCAAGGCCGCCGCGCTGTCGCGTACGTACGACCACCTCGAGGAGCGCATCGCCAGGCTCGCCGAGGAGGAGGAGCTGGCCAAGATCAGGCCGGAGCTCGACGGCAACGAGATCCAGCGTGTCCTGGGCATCGGGCCCGGGCCGGTGGTGGGGCGGGCTTACAAGTTCCTGCTCGACCTGAGGCTCGACAAGGGCATGATCGGCAAGGAGGCGGCTACCGAGGCGCTGCTGGAGTGGGCGCGGGCGAACGACGCGGGCGCGTGA
- a CDS encoding aminoacyl-tRNA deacylase: MTCADELPETLSAAPERCLMVTVFEVATRVGNEAVVAVASSVATPPRPGAVGGLLGMRQARPAPAHVVNAATDYAYGLICPLLLPESLPMLIDDRLRADTEPVFTATGERHTALAIRALDLLTLLPGKMVDLCSTRPRGSREAVARRH, translated from the coding sequence ATGACATGCGCGGACGAATTGCCCGAGACGCTCTCAGCGGCGCCCGAGAGGTGCCTGATGGTCACGGTTTTCGAGGTCGCCACGAGGGTCGGCAACGAGGCCGTCGTCGCGGTCGCCTCTTCGGTGGCGACTCCCCCACGTCCAGGAGCCGTAGGCGGCCTGCTCGGCATGCGCCAGGCACGACCGGCCCCGGCCCACGTCGTCAACGCGGCCACCGACTACGCATACGGCCTGATCTGCCCGTTGCTGCTGCCGGAGTCGCTGCCGATGCTCATCGACGACCGGCTGCGCGCCGACACCGAGCCGGTCTTCACCGCCACCGGCGAACGCCACACGGCACTTGCCATCCGCGCGCTCGACCTGCTGACACTTCTGCCAGGAAAGATGGTCGACCTGTGCAGCACACGCCCCAGAGGATCACGTGAGGCGGTCGCGCGGCGGCACTGA